The following nucleotide sequence is from Acidimicrobiia bacterium.
GTTCACACCTCATCGACGCGGCGATCGAAGCCCACGCCCAGCGTTCGACCCTCGCGATACGGTGATCGAGCCTCTGCTCAGATCCGAATGACGGGACAGGTGAGCGTCCGGTCGATGCCTTCGACGGGCTGGATCTTCGTGACGACAAGATGTCCGAGCGCATCGACATCTTCAGCGGTGGCCGACACGATGACATCGTACGGTCCGGTGACAGCCTCCGACGAAGTGACCCCATCGATTGCGGCGATCGCCGACGCGACTTCCGATGCCCGTCCCGAATCGGTCTGAATCAACACATAGGCCTGAACCATGGTGGAAGTCTACCGCACCGTCACCGCTCGCGGGATGTCGATTCAGATCAGTAGCCGTCGGAACCGAATCGGAGGTTGGAGGCGACGGGCGTGTCGTCGTCGGAGATGTCGAAGCGAACGCGCTGTCCCTGTCGGAGGAAGCGGAACATCGAGCCGTCGAGACTGCCCGGCCTGAGAAGGACCTCGGATCGGTCGTCATCGCGTATGACGATGCCGACACCGGTGGCGCTGTCGTACACCTTCACGACGCCCTGCATCTAGACCTTCTCGACCTTCCCGGCCTTGATGCACGAAGTGCAGACCTTGGCGCGGCGCGAATTGGACCCGTGCTTGACGCGGATCTTCTGGATGTTGGGACGCCAGGTTTTTGACGACCGCTTGTGGGAAAAGCTGACCTGCTTGCCCGTCCACGGCTCCTTGCCGCAGACCTCGCATCTGTACGCCATCTCGCTCATCCTCCTGAGGCGTGCAGAACGATAACCACCGTGGTCGCGTACCCGATCTCGCATCTGACGGTCCGTAAGGTGTGCTCGTGACAGCGACTCCGCCCGAGCATGCCGCCCGAACCCTCGCCTATCTCGATGAGGTTCCGATCAGCGCCGTCAAGGGGTTCGGCACCGTGTCGGCTCGTAGAGCCTCCGGAGCAGGCGTCGACACCGTCGCGAAGCTGCTCCTCCACGCCCCGCGTCGATATCTCGACCGCAAGTCCCTCTTCGACATCGCCGCCGCCCCACTTGGCGAAGAGGTGACCATCGGGGGCACCGTGCTGTCGACCTCGAAGCGTCGTATCTCCGGCGGCAGGACCATGATCGACGCTCTCGTCAGCGACGGGACGAGCACCGTTCGATGTGTGTGGTTCAATCCGTATCTCCGAGTGACCGTCGGCAATGATGTGATGCTTGCTGGCAAGCTCGACACATTCCGGGGCTCACTCCAGATGTCGAGTCCTGACATGCAGGATCTGTCGCGCCCAGACACCTACCTGACCGGGCGTGTCGTCCCCATCTACGCGTCGGTCGGCGGGGTCGGCCCGACGAAGGTCCGCACCTCGATCGCCAACGCGCTCAGGCGTTCGCTGCCGATGGTGGATGTCATCCCGGCCGAGGTGCGCGCTGGACACGGTCTCGTCGATCGATCGACGGCCTTCCAGGACATCCACCTCCCCCTCGATCTCGACGATGTCGGAAAGGCACGGCGTCGACTCATCTTCGATGAGTTCCTTCGGATTCAGATGATGTTCAAGGCTCGGGCCCATGACGACTACGAATCGCAGCGCGGCGTAGACAACATCGGGGACGGGGAGCTCACCGCCCGATTCCTCGAAGCCGTTCCCTACGAGCTCACCTCCGGCCAGGGCGATGCCCTGGCGGCCATCCGGTCCGACATGGAGGAGCCGACGCCGATGCACCGACTCCTCCACGGTGAGGTCGGCTCCGGCAAGACGATCGTCGTGGTGCTCGCCCTGCTGGCATCCGTCGAGGGTGGCCATCAGGGGGCGGTCATGGCGCCGACCGAGGTGCTTGCCACCCAGCACTATCTCGGTACGGTCCGAATCCTCGAGGATGCCGGTCTCGCGCCGAGCGTCGCCGACCGAGGTGCCTCCGGGACGGTTTCGCTGTTCGCACCGGAAGAACCCGCCGGACGAACCGTCCGGCTCGGGTTGTTCACCGGTTCGGGCGTGGCGGTCAACTTCAGCCGCAACGATGTCGACCGCGCAACCGGACTGGAGTGGCTCGCCGACGGCACGATCGATATCGCCTTCGGCACCCAGGCGCTCATCCAGGAAGGTGTCGAGCTCGCATCCTTGGGCCTTGCCGTGGTGGACGAACAGCACCGCTTCGGTGTCGAGCAGCGGGTTCGGCTCCGTTCGACCCGACCCGACGGCGCGATTCCCGACCTGCTGCTGTTGACCGCAACCCCGATTCCCAGAACCCTCGCCATGGTCCAGTACGGCGACCTCAAGGTCTCGTCGATTCCCGACATGCCGGCCGGTCGAACGCCGGTGCACACCACCGCCCTGAGTGAGGGTCAGCCAGCTGACAGGGCCATCGATGCCGAGATCGAAGCTCATGTGGCTGCGGGAGGTCAGGTCTATGTGGTGTGCCCGCTCGTGGACCCATCACCGAAGATCGAGGTGAGAGCCGCGACCGATGAATACGCTCGCATCGCATCCTCCCTTCCTGCCATGCGCGTCGGTCTGCTTCATGGACAGATGCCATCCCTCGACAAGGCCGAGGTCATGGACCGCTTCCGTAGCCGAGACATCGATGTGCTCGTGTCGACCACGGTCATCGAGGTCGGCATCGATGTGCCGAATGCGACGCTTATCGTGATCAGGAACGCTGAGCGGTTCGGACTGAGCCAACTCCACCAGCTCCGGGGTCGCGTGGGAAGAGGGGACCAGCCAGGGAGTTGTGTCCTCGCCGCCGACGCCTCCACCGATGAGGCCGAGGCCAGAATCGCCGCAATGCTCGCATCCAACGACGGATATCACCTCGCGGAACGGGACCTCGAGATTCGCGGACAGGGGAAGATCTTCGGAGCAGACCAGTCGGGCGCCGCCGACCTGCGACTCGGCCACATCCTGCGTGACGCAGATCTCGTCGAGGCTGCCGCAACCGTTGCCGAGCTCGCGATCGGAGCGGATCGCCACATGCCGTTCGTCGAAGCGGTGCTCGACGAGGCGACACGGTTCCTCGGATCGCTCCCGGAAGCCGCCGACACCGAGATCGAGCAATGAGCGGAGGCATGATGAGGATCATCGCCGGCGCAGCCAAGGGGATCCCGCTGGCAGCGGCCGGACACGCGACGCGGCCCATGACCGGCAGGGCTCGCGAGTCGCTGTTTTCGATCCTCGGTGCCCGTTGTTGTGATGCGACCGTGCTCGACCTGTATGCAGGGACCGGTTCGCTCGGACTCGAGGCTCTCAGTCGCGGCGCCGCTGATGCGCTCTTCGTGGAGCGGGACCGCGTCGCAGCCCGCCGACTCAAGGACAACATCGACGCCGTTGGGCTCGGCGGCGTGGTCCGAATCGGGCCGGTCGAGAGAGTTCTCACCCATCTCGAGCAGTCGTTCGACCTCGTTTTCGTCGACCCTCCGTATGCCAACGACGATGCTTCGATCACCGACATTGTCGGCTCCCTTCGGTCGGTCGTGGTTCCCGGCGGGCTCGTTGTTGTGCACCGTCGCTCCCGTCGAGGATTCGACATCCCGGAATTCCTCACTTGTATCGATCAGCGGCGTTACGGTGATGCCGTGGTGACCATGATGGAGAGGCTCGAGTCGTGATTACGGCGTTGGTTCCCGGCAGTTTCGACCCGCCGACGAAGGGTCATCTCGATGTCGTCGAACGGTGTGTTCCGTTGTTCGACGCCGTTGTCGTCGGGGTGGTCCACAATCCCTCCAAGTCCCCGTTGTTCACGGCCTCCGAGCGAGTGTCGCTGCTTGAGGAATGCACGGTGCAATGGCCGAATGTGACCGTTGCAAGCTTCGAAGGGTTGCTCGTCGACTACGCACTCGAGATCGGCGCCAAGACCGTTGTGAAGGGACTCCGCGCGGTGACGGATTTCGACTACGAGATCCAGATGTCGCAGATGAATCGCCACCTCTCAGGTGATGTGGTTTCGCTCTTCGTTGCGACCAAACCCGAGTACGGCTATCTATCGTCCTCCCTGGTCAAAGAGGTCGCGAGGCTCGGCGGGTCCGTCGATGCCCTCGTCCCGGAACCGGTCGCCAAGGCACTCAAGGAGCGGCTCGCATGACACACCAAGACCAATCCGAGGAACCAAGAGCGGCGCCGCCCGTTCCCGGCGCCATCTTCGACATCCTCGAGGAGCTGATCGCCGAGATCGAGTCCGCTCGCGCCGTCCCGCTGTCAAGCAATGTGATGATCAACCAGGAGGACATCCTCGATCGCCTTCATCAGGCCGTCGAGGAGCTCCCAGAAGAGCTCCGGGCGGCACGGTGGATGGTCCGCGAACGCGAGTCGTACATCGCACGGACCAACGAGAAGGCGCGCGAGCTCGTGGCGAAGGCGAAGGCGGAGTCGGATCGGCTCGTTTCCGAGAACTATGTCGTCGAAGAAGCCGTTGCGGAGGCGAATGAGCTCGTGCGAAACGCCGAATCCGAAGGTCGGCGGATACGCCTCGAGGCCGAGGACCATGCCGAGCGTCACCTCGCGGAAGCCGAGAGCGTCCTCGGTGAGCTGTATCGGTACATCACCGAAGCGAGAGCCGAACTCCACAAGGCGCTCCCACCCACCGAACCCCCGCCGGTGAGCGAATAGGGTCTCGATAGCGCATCGCCAATGCGATCCCTACCCTTCGGGTCATGGTGCGCAGCCCCTTCCTTCTCCCGGTCGCCGACCTGCTCGGGCAGGATGCTTCCTCTCGTCCGGTGAGCCTTGAGGTCACGGTTGACTGGGGCTTGGAAATGAGCCAGGTGTCGGGCGCTGAGCCGGTGTTGTGCGAACTCACCCTCCACCCCGCGTCCCGTGGGATCGCCGTGACCGGCACCGCGTCGTTCGTTTCCGAGGACACCTGTCATCGGTGTCTCGCAGTGACCGCCACGGACCGGACAGCGAGCATCGGCGCGCTCTTCGACACGAGTGGTGACGATGAGACCTACGACCTGTCCGGCCACGAGATCGACATCGAACAGATGCTCCGCGATGAGGTGCTGTTGTCACTCCCGCTCGTTACGACCTGTAGGTCCGGGTGTGTCGAAGTTGTAGATAGCGCACAGAACGGCTTGAATACGGAGGCCCAGGGCACCGAGGATTTCTCGCGTTCGCCCTTCGCTGTTCTCAAGGACCTGCTTGAGTTCCCGGACTGACCCAAAGGACCACCAGGATGGCAGTACCCAAGAAGAAGATGTCGCGGTCGAGGACTCGTCGCCGCAAGGCCAACTGGAAGGTCGAACGGCCGACCATTGCTCGTTGCCCCCGGTGCAACGCACCGCACGCACCGCACCGCGCGTGCACCGAGTGCGGATCGTACAACGGGCGCGAGGTCACCTCGGGGTCGTAGGTCGACCGTGTCGCTGATAGCCATCGATGCCATGGGCGGCGACGATGCCCCGCACGAA
It contains:
- a CDS encoding Lrp/AsnC ligand binding domain-containing protein — translated: MVQAYVLIQTDSGRASEVASAIAAIDGVTSSEAVTGPYDVIVSATAEDVDALGHLVVTKIQPVEGIDRTLTCPVIRI
- a CDS encoding cold shock domain-containing protein, giving the protein MQGVVKVYDSATGVGIVIRDDDRSEVLLRPGSLDGSMFRFLRQGQRVRFDISDDDTPVASNLRFGSDGY
- the rpmB gene encoding 50S ribosomal protein L28, whose product is MAYRCEVCGKEPWTGKQVSFSHKRSSKTWRPNIQKIRVKHGSNSRRAKVCTSCIKAGKVEKV
- a CDS encoding ATP-dependent DNA helicase RecG, coding for MTATPPEHAARTLAYLDEVPISAVKGFGTVSARRASGAGVDTVAKLLLHAPRRYLDRKSLFDIAAAPLGEEVTIGGTVLSTSKRRISGGRTMIDALVSDGTSTVRCVWFNPYLRVTVGNDVMLAGKLDTFRGSLQMSSPDMQDLSRPDTYLTGRVVPIYASVGGVGPTKVRTSIANALRRSLPMVDVIPAEVRAGHGLVDRSTAFQDIHLPLDLDDVGKARRRLIFDEFLRIQMMFKARAHDDYESQRGVDNIGDGELTARFLEAVPYELTSGQGDALAAIRSDMEEPTPMHRLLHGEVGSGKTIVVVLALLASVEGGHQGAVMAPTEVLATQHYLGTVRILEDAGLAPSVADRGASGTVSLFAPEEPAGRTVRLGLFTGSGVAVNFSRNDVDRATGLEWLADGTIDIAFGTQALIQEGVELASLGLAVVDEQHRFGVEQRVRLRSTRPDGAIPDLLLLTATPIPRTLAMVQYGDLKVSSIPDMPAGRTPVHTTALSEGQPADRAIDAEIEAHVAAGGQVYVVCPLVDPSPKIEVRAATDEYARIASSLPAMRVGLLHGQMPSLDKAEVMDRFRSRDIDVLVSTTVIEVGIDVPNATLIVIRNAERFGLSQLHQLRGRVGRGDQPGSCVLAADASTDEAEARIAAMLASNDGYHLAERDLEIRGQGKIFGADQSGAADLRLGHILRDADLVEAAATVAELAIGADRHMPFVEAVLDEATRFLGSLPEAADTEIEQ
- the rsmD gene encoding 16S rRNA (guanine(966)-N(2))-methyltransferase RsmD, whose protein sequence is MMRIIAGAAKGIPLAAAGHATRPMTGRARESLFSILGARCCDATVLDLYAGTGSLGLEALSRGAADALFVERDRVAARRLKDNIDAVGLGGVVRIGPVERVLTHLEQSFDLVFVDPPYANDDASITDIVGSLRSVVVPGGLVVVHRRSRRGFDIPEFLTCIDQRRYGDAVVTMMERLES
- the coaD gene encoding pantetheine-phosphate adenylyltransferase, producing the protein MITALVPGSFDPPTKGHLDVVERCVPLFDAVVVGVVHNPSKSPLFTASERVSLLEECTVQWPNVTVASFEGLLVDYALEIGAKTVVKGLRAVTDFDYEIQMSQMNRHLSGDVVSLFVATKPEYGYLSSSLVKEVARLGGSVDALVPEPVAKALKERLA
- a CDS encoding DUF177 domain-containing protein — translated: MVRSPFLLPVADLLGQDASSRPVSLEVTVDWGLEMSQVSGAEPVLCELTLHPASRGIAVTGTASFVSEDTCHRCLAVTATDRTASIGALFDTSGDDETYDLSGHEIDIEQMLRDEVLLSLPLVTTCRSGCVEVVDSAQNGLNTEAQGTEDFSRSPFAVLKDLLEFPD
- the rpmF gene encoding 50S ribosomal protein L32, giving the protein MAVPKKKMSRSRTRRRKANWKVERPTIARCPRCNAPHAPHRACTECGSYNGREVTSGS